The genome window AACAGTGATGTAAACACACCATTGTCTGTCGTTGTCACTCTTAAGTAGGTAACGGCAGAATAGGCTGCGAGTGATGCGTCACAAAATCCGTGCAGCTCCACGGAAATCGTGTCGGCTCCATATCGGATCCATCGGGGAAGTCTCCAATTATTCAATCTAGTCCAATCTGCACAAAATGTGTTCCACATTTTGAGCGTCTCCGCGGAAACATGCTCATCCCACTGGATTTTTTCCAGCCACTGGGATTGCATCAGGATTTTTGCGCGAATCACGATTGGCGAAAGCCAGCCGAGAGGATCgtataattttgcaatttccgAAAACAAAGTGCGCTTTGTAATCGGTGTTGCAGATGGTTGGAATCGTTGTAGattgaaatagaaaaaatcTCCGGATGGAATCCACCGCAGCCCGAGTACCTTTAATTCGGAATCATCAAACAAATTAAGGTTGACTGCATGTGAGTGCGAGCTCTGTGGAATATTTCGTAATAAATCTGACGAATTTCCAGCCCATTTGCGAAGGTTAAATCCACCTCGCTGTAGGAGCTCGCACGTTTGTTTACGGATTTGCTCTAATAACGGTTTGTCAGGAGCTCCCATAAACACATCGTCTACATAGACGTCCTTCTCGAGGATAGGAGCGGCGAGCGGGTAACGGTCGCCGTCCTGTTTTTGCAACTCGAGAAGAGTTCGCATCGATAAGTATGGAGCACATGCCGTACCGTAGGTCACGGTATTTAACTCGAACGCGATAGTGCGTTCGGTTTCTGGCGTGCGCCACACGATGCTCTGAAAACGACGATCCTCTGGAGCGACGAGAATTTGTCGAAACATCTTCTCGATATCCGCTACCAACACGTATTCATACAGACGCCACCTTGTTAGTACAGAGGTGATATCGTTCTGTAATTTCGGTCCTACGTGTAGGATGTCGTTCAGCGAGTGTCCTCCCGCTGTTCTACTGGAGGCGTTAAATACGACGCGCAGCTTTGTCGTAGCGCTCTCCGTTCGTATGACGGCTCGATGCGGAATATAAAGTCGAGTTTTGTCTAGCGACTCTAAGCGAGTCATATGACTCATCGATTCATATTCAGTGAGAAATTCACTGTATTCTCGCACGAGATTTTTGTCAAGGTCCAATTTTTTTCTCAGCCTTGTCAACGCGGAGAGAGCTATTGGGAGAGATTCTCCCAAACACTCGTCCGGGTTCGTTCGGCTGAAGGGCAGACGGACGATGAACCTGCCCGTCGCGTCTCGCGCGACTGTGTTTGCGAAGTAAGCCTCGCATTCTTCCTCGGCCTTGGTGTTTACCAACTTCGAGGGAATCTCCTCTATTTCCCAAAACTTCCGTATTGCTTTATCAAGCGATTCGAGGATGTTGCAATGCAGCGTCCTCACGGGGTTTGGTTCAGAGGTTGCTGCGCCGACCGGTCCAGACAAAACCCAGCCCAAAGCGGTTTCCTGAACGATCGGTCCTTTGTTGCTTATCCGACGAAGTCCTTGTCGAATAAGACTGGCGTAGACCTCTGCACCGATCAGTACCTCGATGGGGCGATCCGATGCGGGGTCTGGGTCCGCTAACGCCAGCCCACGCAGCACGGTGCATGCCGTTACGCGAACTGACGGCGGGACATAGGAGGTGATTCTCGACACGATGTATGCACTGGTGCGGAACGCCTCTGCAGTGTTACTCGTCGAGGTGAACTCCATGTCCACGCTGTGCGAAATGGTTTGAGTCAATCCGCCCCCCAAACCCAATACAGTGGCCGGGGTTTTCCTTCTCGCTAGTCTTAGATCATTTGCTAAGCTAGCGGAAATGAACGAAGCTTCTGAACCTTGGTCAATGAGTGCACGCGCTATACGCGACGTGCCTCCCTTGCCATGAACTCGCACATTCGCTGTTGCCAGAAACACAGCTCTGGTACCGCTCTCTGTCGCACTACAGTGAGACGTCACCGCGGCCTTTGACGTAGAAGCACGAGGTTCCGTGTTTACGTTTGCAGGACTGCGTGCAGGAACGTTGTTGCGTCCCGCTTCCCGCTTGCCCTGCTGTGGCTTATTCGTCGAACGACGACTGCCAGTACCAGATTTTCTTGCTTCAAAGTGCAGGAGTGCATGATGCCTTCCGTTGCACTTGACGCAGGCTGCGCTTTTTGGACAGTGCGTAACTGTGTGAGTGGAAGCCAAGCAGTTTAGACAACACTGGTTGACTTTAATATATTGGAAGCGTTGTTCTGGTGTAAACGACTTGAACTTTTTGCACGAAGTAACTTCGTGCGCTTGTTCACAGAACACACATCCATGAGACGTAGTGGGAATGTTCTCGACGACAGCATTATGTTGTCGTATGCGAGGTTTTGATGTGAGGTCACCCGTTTTCTTGTGTAGCGGGTTAATCAACACATGCAACCTGTGCTCTTGCTCCCTGAGAAAGTCCAACATCTCATTAAATGAGGGGACTTCTGAGTTGAGCTTTTGCGTGCCCTCCCACTCCCATTCTAGGGATTGGTCCAATTTAGATTTGATCAGGATGACCAACACGTCGCTGTAGTGCTCTACCTTGCGCCCCAGCTTCTGGAGCGCGGCGAGCGTTTGTTTCCAGCCGACGGTGACCTGTTGCAGGCTTTCTATGTCGCCCGTCCTGATCGGCTTCAGCTTCGTGAATGTTGCGAGTAGCTGAAGCACCATACGACGTGGGTTCCCGAATTGTTCGGTTAGGGTATCCCACGCCGGCTTGAAATTACGATCCGCAATTTCAAGCGTGGCAATCGATGCGAGTGCCTCTCCTTCCAAGCAGCCGTTCAgatattgcaaacgttgtgcatCTGATAACCGTTGATCTTTTATTATGCTTGCGGTAAACAGATCCGCAAAGTGACACCACTTTCGCGGATCTCCGCTAAATCTCGGTAAGTTCTGCTTGGGAAGCTCAAGCGTACTAGGCTGGCCTGTTGCTCCGGCACCCGCGGTATTCCCGGGGTTACCGAATCCAGCCGATCCCTTTTCCTGTATGAGGGTGTCCAATTCCGTCATCAGGAAGTCCTGAGCTTCATGGAACGCATCTTCTGCATCATCCATCGTACTCTCGCAGAAGAAGGGTATGACCTTCCGTTTGCTGTCAGGGACTTCCTTTTTGAGCTGTTTAACTCGCTCTTGGATGTCCCTCCAAACGTCAGCCACATATTCCAACTTCTGCTTGAGGAGAGAGATGGTGTAATTATTTCGCCCCTTTTTCTTCAGATTAGTCACGAGTCGGGTCATTCCCCGAATTCGTGACTGAATATCCTCCATCTCAACCTCCAGGGCAGGAAGAGTCATCTGCTCCTTGGTAGGGTTCGACATGGCGATATAATTCGAGAGGTAAACTCTGCTCGAATGTCAACCTGAAGTGAACGCTTCTTTCACCCTTTCTCAACCTTtcaatccggctcgaaggaccttatgttagaatcgcttaaaggaagtgatctaactggggtccggacaaggtgagaatgagggtacagaaagaaacaaatactcgatcaaatttaagtcggcccttaaaagggcttaagTACGACGTTTATTATATTCTCTTTGTCTTTGGGGGCTGGGGGTGGTTGAGGTCCTCGGCGGCTCCTTTGGTGGTCGGCGGTGAATCCGAGGGCCTTGTTTTTggacgccggtcagcgacgttggcgtctgaaacgaaaatagcggcagaaccgcgacggtaagcgagagcgtaagtcaagctataccaaatagtatcgactcctggctgtgacaacaagcctgtatggaggggatagcaataccttgcttgtaacgcaaaggtaaagcagtggactgtatgatcgacgttcctttaaaaattaaagggatcgtcgacctgcaagtgcgtagagaggagaaacctcttctctacgtcttatgcaccttttaaagaggtgcacgtcggttgaatccctgcgagagcagagattcgcgagcgtggaaatgcactgtccctagctggtgctaggctcagaggcaggtgacggccagagtctccactacaccgttcaccgcgccgtgtgcatctattcgtcacacgggggttgcttctaaacggttagtgaggcgcgagtaacgtagaggtgataggcacttacgtttactctgtctggatttgcccgtcaaacaaggctactgagcagtgggttcggtgctcttccgacgatatgcaaactcagagaatcgtgaaaatcaccgattccaagagtgtgttcaatcgttttttttgcaatctcttttttgcaagctgattcgtctgtcgcacgtataatacgtgttGATCGAACAGACGAATGGACTAAGCCGCAAGAGAAGATCGTTCGGTCAGTAAGGATTCTGCTCTTCGAGTACTTCGAGCTTGTTGGAGAAACCAAGAAGCTCTGTTTGAAGTAACCTCGAAATGGCTGTACTTCTACTGATCGAACTGTTACCTGTCAAAGACTGGCACAAGACTGACTGCGAGacttgcgcgtgtctccgcgaaagcgcggaatacgctcgttagccgccacgcggcgctcgctaatcaaactgtgtccttttctaatcttcgacaactttctctctctttccttcaggctcgaacagctgacacaggtcgttcacctgttcgagtttaactgtaattttctaaaaacgagtccttcgtcaaattcaccgtgtttgttattagtgacactgaatccccaaccgaaggcgaccttcggttgggcacgtcgatcaacatacaacggcttttcgtaacgaaatagagttctcaatatattaactcttttttaaacaaatcataataactataataatcatactagtcataataatacccataataaacttggaaataatcatatttatcattataatagcaataataaccataaagatcataatagccataataatctgaatgttgatcctgataatcatactgacaactataataatcatagtgatcatcataataactacaataatcataataatcgtaattgtaatgttaataagcatagcaatagtcacaataatcatagtaaccataataatcttaatgatgatcataatatccatgataattataccaagacccgtaataatcataataatcataataataaccataatgggttcggaaataatcatagtatacattatactagccatatcaaccataatagtcataatagacataataatcataatagtcgtaataataacaataatgacctcggaaataatcgtaataataattataatagtcataatagccataaaaatcacaatagccataataatcagaatggtgatcataataatcatactaacaaccattatgatcatagtgatcatcataataactgcaataatcatcataatcgtaattgtaatgttaataagcatagcaatagtcacaataatcagagtaaccataataatcttaatgatgatcataatattcatgataattacatcaagatccgtaataatcataataatcataataataaccataatgggttcggaaataatcataatatacatcatactagccataacaaccataatagtcataatagccataataatcataatagtcgtaataataaccataatgaacttggaaataatcgtaataatcattacaataaccataacagccataaaaatcgcaatagccataataatctgaatggtgatcataataataaaactaacaaccataatgatcatagtaatcatcataataaactgaatagtcatg of Calliopsis andreniformis isolate RMS-2024a unplaced genomic scaffold, iyCalAndr_principal scaffold0132, whole genome shotgun sequence contains these proteins:
- the LOC143187622 gene encoding uncharacterized protein LOC143187622; amino-acid sequence: MSNPTKEQMTLPALEVEMEDIQSRIRGMTRLVTNLKKKGRNNYTISLLKQKLEYVADVWRDIQERVKQLKKEVPDSKRKVIPFFCESTMDDAEDAFHEAQDFLMTELDTLIQEKGSAGFGNPGNTAGAGATGQPSTLELPKQNLPRFSGDPRKWCHFADLFTASIIKDQRLSDAQRLQYLNGCLEGEALASIATLEIADRNFKPAWDTLTEQFGNPRRMVLQLLATFTKLKPIRTGDIESLQQVTVGWKQTLAALQKLGRKVEHYSDVLVILIKSKLDQSLEWEWEGTQKLNSEVPSFNEMLDFLREQEHRLHVLINPLHKKTGDLTSKPRIRQHNAVVENIPTTSHGCVFCEQAHEVTSCKKFKSFTPEQRFQYIKVNQCCLNCLASTHTVTHCPKSAACVKCNGRHHALLHFEARKSGTGSRRSTNKPQQGKREAGRNNVPARSPANVNTEPRASTSKAAVTSHCSATESGTRAVFLATANVRVHGKGGTSRIARALIDQGSEASFISASLANDLRLARRKTPATVLGLGGGLTQTISHSVDMEFTSTSNTAEAFRTSAYIVSRITSYVPPSVRVTACTVLRGLALADPDPASDRPIEVLIGAEVYASLIRQGLRRISNKGPIVQETALGWVLSGPVGAATSEPNPVRTLHCNILESLDKAIRKFWEIEEIPSKLVNTKAEEECEAYFANTVARDATGRFIVRLPFSRTNPDECLGESLPIALSALTRLRKKLDLDKNLVREYSEFLTEYESMSHMTRLESLDKTRLYIPHRAVIRTESATTKLRVVFNASSRTAGGHSLNDILHVGPKLQNDITSVLTRWRLYEYVLVADIEKMFRQILVAPEDRRFQSIVWRTPETERTIAFELNTVTYGTACAPYLSMRTLLELQKQDGDRYPLAAPILEKDVYVDDVFMGAPDKPLLEQIRKQTCELLQRGGFNLRKWAGNSSDLLRNIPQSSHSHAVNLNLFDDSELKVLGLRWIPSGDFFYFNLQRFQPSATPITKRTLFSEIAKLYDPLGWLSPIVIRAKILMQSQWLEKIQWDEHVSAETLKMWNTFCADWTRLNNWRLPRWIRYGADTISVELHGFCDASLAAYSAVTYLRVTTTDNGVFTSLLMAKTRVAPIKTQSIPILELNGAVLLAELILHVTNSLAIKTDRVVCWTDSTIALAWLKKHPSTWKVVVANRVSKVQTSLPNAEWRYVPTRSNPADLNSRGMDAADFLQSELWMFGPTWLKETEARWPALPASVETDEGKRIAHAHVATPKPEWNFLYRFQSWRKLLRVTAYCLRWRRPSRVKQRSNAGQIIEASEMRNAAERLARHIQGSHFAEEYRCLKNHRSIPVKSPLKSLNPFLDDKDVIRVGGRLENAMLAWETKHPIILPKHYVSTLIIRQCHVDTLHGGLQLTLHTVRQNYWILGCRNAAKTVVNKCMRCVRWRGNTSTQIMQHLTPERCRPSRAFDNSGVDYAGPYRVRDSAGRGKTAHKAYIAVFVCYATKAVHIELVHDYTTSAFLAALDRFVARRGIPSCIFSDNGTNFVGADRELQQHCRAVFSAADTHNKCGAMGIQWRFNPPSAPHFGGMQEAGVKSVKHHLKRTLGEFTPTGEEMQTLLCKIEASLNSRPIAPLSDDPDDYASLTPGHFLTGGPLNAIPLQSVENEKLSRLSRWRAIQKFHEQLWRHWTRDYLTHLQNRYKWRTTQLQLQPGDLVLVQNPLLPPNQWEMGRIEEVFPGKDGNVRVVKVRTAKSTYTRPITRMCRLPVDEPDSTTVAEVEQVSATVQFERQTLARHPPYVQSDNREGSRSGCVSLTPREEAPPQNRGCYRKLSPESDRLISLKPAMETDTVVTQKEMSDTFERCLNLVEQALDHTSLPATPEASRNEEKPAKEKKEEWVLRTDDLELRVPGHIPKTTRRYRCTVPGGRYVLRWDRDQRLTSVAWKAAAAPTPKEEKGKAPRAATSENPASSRTRQKPRESGRRAAPTSTSTRPNETGRSTAVASRSRRPTRPQGPSLEELTRTAVGIAVETSMRLLQHRSSSPPAR